A section of the Fusarium falciforme chromosome 8, complete sequence genome encodes:
- a CDS encoding Pre-mRNA-splicing factor — MPNVKRLKGSGAAKAKKQSEPQRDTTDGRPTPAEVEEEEHQFVQLARKHWLKSGKKPAKPKVKNDVLKQSIWEVLEREGFQYKSLLLLESLQTLESYLWPGYTEEASNFHVLLIALIANVKRREHLETWSLFEDRPADFSSLFRRLLSMMLDRTLSVTVRTQLLCFLIHAFQSLDCALVRKECAPLVSIGIWHNLSTETAREASLDQLPHLRKAWKAAHKRYDAADEPNKARLRFERSWLYTLLLDFLGLLYTENSKADQVLYCERFTEFLSDLQSQLPTRRYVNSLIKDLHLVSAIRLSPMFNDEENTLLRDLHALFSHYTYFTIDDQTGAQHSQTEAYDKHCASLAKLQRVALKHFMEKLTVLALSNYGAIDQREELESLLEPLTDEELLNLVSLLGLRTTYAESLNIPLNRKFFLEVLLSTFERRKTFQEAARNMALAPTEQALFDNSFQQAENYDGSRPMALPKLNLQYLSVGDFLWRALVLYRCESFYGVRKDIESALRRLRPESKRPGETNFGGFSKMAMPISKPAILEVVPPLVGSDQPSMVRAEVSFDVRRLGDGVRREWDSLRQDDVVFLLAIEPPPAKSVNNGGDALTESERLGVITVRAAEVHQITDDKGRQVRDGAGNLDQKRRIQLKLDPQTYSKDAERAAAGKPDVYGQVNLLLRRGRRENNFKPVLESIRSLVLSEVPLPSWLHEVFLGYGDPAGATYKNLPNRERRVDFRDTFLDWQHLTESLPGKIIDPGDEVSGSFGPPYVLESVEKVEEPQGTKPSKKRRRDADPALISEIETLKVSSYKPSNPGPYPINAPRLNSVRFTPAQVEAITSGTQPGLTVVVGPPGTGKTDVATQVINNIYHNYPEQKTLLLAHSNQALNQLFAKIVALDIDERHLLRLGHGEEELDTEGNFSKHGRVESFLENRDRYLLEVRKLAASLGAPGAHENSAETAGYFNTVYVVPAWNKFLQIANADASSVAEIVEAFPFHAYFSDAPQPLFPADGDRETILDIAQGCYHHISKIFSELADALPFEILRRDRDKANYLLTSEARIIAMTTTHAAIRRGEIASLGFHYDNVVMEEAAQVTEIETFLPLTMQKPQKGKMALQRVVLCGDHFQNSPVIQSLAFRHYANLEQSLFSRLVRLGVPIVTLDQQGRARASIASLYQWRYPSLDNLPSVQTNPEFVKANAGFKFDYQFINVPDYKGRGEAEPTPHFIQNLGEAEYAVAIYQYMRLLGYPAEKITILTTYAGQRALVKDVLSHRCARNPIFGLPKAVATVDKYQGEQNDYIILSLTRTSRVGYLRDVRRMTVALSRARLGLYILGRREVFEACPELRPAFDQLLQRPDKLMLVTGELWPTERDAAEGDGAVEGEVPMEGVEHLGQYVFEMTNTKIKQLEAEQGGMPEPIIEEVEEVEEGYGEEDGEEDVEADILEVREGE; from the exons ATGCCAAACGTGAAGCGGCTCAAAGGCAGCGGCGCTGCCAAGGCGAAGAAGCAGAGCGAGCCTCAACGCGACACGACTGATGGACGCCCGACCCCAGCCGaggtggaggaagaagagcaccAGTTTGTGCAGCTTGCGCGAAAGCATTGGTTGAAGTCGGGTAAGAAGCCAGCGAagcccaaggtcaagaatgATGTTCTCAAGCAGAGCATCTGGGAGGTGCTTGAGCGCGAGGGTTTCCAGTACAAGTCTCTCTTGCTCCTCGAGAGCTTGCAGACCTTGGAGAG TTACCTATGGCCAGGATACACCGAGGAAGCGTCCAACTTTCACGTTTTGTTGATTGCGCTCATCGCCAACGTGAAGCGACGGGAACACCTTGAGACATGGA GCCTTTTCGAGGATCGACCCGCCGACTTTTCTTCATTGTTTCGACGACTCCTGTCCATGATGCTCGACCGAACGCTCTCTGTTACCGTCCGAACCCAGCTCCTATGCTTCTTAATTCACGCCTTTCAGAGCCTCGACTGCGCCCTTGTACGAAAGGAATGCGCTCCTCTTGTCTCAATTGGAATCTGGCACAACTTGTCGACTGAGACGGCACGCGAGGCCAGTCTTGATCAACTCCCACATCTACGGAAAGCGTGGAAGGCTGCGCATAAGCGATATGATGCTGCCGACGAGCCCAACAAAGCCCGGCTCCGATTTGAGCGGTCATGGCTTTATACTCTCCTTCTTGATTTCCTGGGATTATTGTATACGGAGAACAGTAAAGCTG ACCAAGTCCTCTACTGTGAACGATTCACAGAATTCCTGTCTGATCTCCAGAGCCAGCTGCCAACAAGGCGTTATGTCAATTCTTTGATCAAGGATCTTCACCTTGTCTCTGCCATTCGGCTATCGCCAATGTTTAACGATGAAGAAAACACCCTCCTTCGTGACCTTCACGCCCTCTTTTCCCACTATACATACTTCACCATCGATGATCAGACAGGAGCCCAACATAGCCAGACAGAGGCATATGACAAGCATTGCGCATCGCTTGCGAAGCTGCAGCGTGTCGCCTTGAAACATTTCATGGAGAAGTTGACTGTACTGGCTCTGTCCAACTACGGCGCCATTGATCAGAGGGAGGAATTGGAATCTCTTCTTGAGCCCCTGACggacgaggagcttcttAATCTTGTGTCATTGCTTGGCCTCCGGACGACATATGCGGAAAGCCTGAACATCCCCCTTAACCGTAAGTTCTTCCTTGAAGTGCTCTTGTCCACCTTTGAGCGCAGGAAGACCTTCCAGGAGGCGGCTCGAAATATGGCATTGGCGCCAACGGAGCAGGCATTGTTCGACAACAGTTTCCAGCAGGCAGAGAACTATGACGGTTCACGCCCCATGGCTCTCCCGAAGCTGAACCTTCAATATCTATCTGTTGGTGACTTTTTGTGGAGGGCGCTTGTCTTGTATCGGTGCGAATCGTTCTACGGAGTGCGCAAAGATATTGAATCGGCCTTGAGACGGCTGCGTCCTGAATCTAAGCGACCCGGTGAGACGAACTTTGGTGGATTCTCAAAGATGGCGATGCCAATTTCGAAGCCGGCGATCCTCGAGGTTGTGCCACCCCTTGTTGGAAGCGACCAGCCCTCGATGGTGCGCGCAGAGGTCTCATTTGACGTTCGCCGACTGGGAGATGGCGTTCGCCGAGAATGGGACTCTCTCCGCCAGGATGATGTGGTGTTCTTGCTTGCGATTGAACCGCCACCAGCCAAGTCGGTTAACAACGGGGGTGATGCTCTGACCGAGTCCGAAAGGCTTGGTGTTATCACTGTTCGAGCCGCCGAGGTTCATCAAATCACAGACGACAAGGGCCGTCAAGTCCGAGATGGAGCAGGCAATCTTGACCAGAAGCGTCGCATCCAGCTCAAGCTGGACCCTCAGACATACAGCAAAGATGCTGAGCGGGCAGCTGCTGGCAAGCCAGACGTATATGGTCAGGTCAATCTACTTCTAAGACGAGGCAGGAGGGAAAACAACTTCAAGCCGGTGCTCGAGTCCATCCGAagccttgtcttgtctgAGGTTCCCCTGCCATCCTGGCTCCATGAGGTATTCCTCGGTTACGGTGACCCTGCTGGAGCAACGTACAAGAACCTGCCCAACCGGGAACGGAGGGTAGACTTCAGGGATACATTCCTCGACTGGCAGCACTTGACTGAGAGCTTGCCTGGCAAGATCATTGACCCGGGCGATGAAGTGTCTGGTAGCTTTGGGCCACCCTACGTGTTGGAGTCGGTTGAGAAGGTAGAGGAGCCTCAGGGGACCAAGCCATCCAAGAAGCGACGCCGAGACGCCGATCCCGCGCTCATTTCTGAGATCGAGACCCTCAAAGTCTCGAGCTATAAGCCTTCGAACCCTGGGCCATACCCTATCAACGCCCCTCGACTGAACTCGGTGCGATTTACTCCAGCTCAGGTTGAAGCCATCACATCAGGCACACAGCCCGGCCTCACCGTTGTTGTTGGTCCTCCTGGAACGGGAAAAACAGATGTTGCCACACAGGTCATCAACAATATCTACCACAACTACCCAGAGCAAAAGACGTTGCTCCTTGCGCATAGCAACCAGGCTCTAAACCAATTATTCGCCAAGATTGTTGCTCTGGACATTGACGAACGACATCTCTTGCGTCTTGGACATGGTGAGGAGGAACTCGACACTGAAGGCAACTTCAGCAAGCATGGACGCGTCGAGTCTTTTCTTGAGAACCGGGACCGTTATCTCCTCGAAGTGAGGAAGTTGGCCGCTAGCCTCGGCGCACCCGGTGCTCACGAGAATTCGGCAGAGACCGCTGGCTATTTCAATACAGTCTACGTTGTACCTGCATGGAACAAGTTCCTGCAGATCGCCAACGCCGACGCCTCAAGCGTGGCTGAGATTGTGGAAGCTTTCCCCTTCCATGCATACTTCTCCGAtgctcctcaacctctctTCCCTGCTGATGGCGACCGAGAGACGATTCTTGATATCGCTCAAGGCTGTTATCATCACATCTCCAAGATCTTCTCGGAGCTGGCCGACGCACTGCCGTTTGAGATTCTTCGACGAGACCGAGACAAGGCCAACTACTTGCTTACGAGCGAGGCGCGGATCATTGCCATGACAACGACGCACGCGGCCAtcaggagaggagagattgCATCTCTCGGCTTCCACTATGACAATGTGGTCATGGAAGAGGCTGCCCAGGTCACAGAGATCGAGACCTTTTTGCCTTTGACGATGCAGAAGCCTCAAAAGGGCAAGATGGCTCTTCAGCGAGTTGTGCTCTGCGGTGATCACTTCCAAAACTCACCAGTCATTCAGAGTCTTGCATTCCGTCACTACGCCAACCTCGAGCAGTCTCTCTTCTCCCGGCTGGTCCGACTCGGCGTTCCCATCGTGACGCTCGACCAGCAGGGACGTGCCCGTGCCTCGATTGCCAGTCTGTATCAGTGGCGATACCCGAGCCTGGACAACCTTCCCAGCGTGCAGACCAACCCCGAATtcgtcaaggccaacgcGGGATTCAAGTTTGATTACCAGTTCATCAACGTGCCTGACTACAAGGGCCGCGGCGAGGCCGAGCCGACGCCACATTTCATCCAAAACCTTGGAGAGGCTGAGTATGCCGTGGCCATCTACCAGTACATGCGTCTGCTCGGGTACCCGGCGGAGAAGATCACCATCCTTACGACTTATGCTGGTCAACGGGCGCTTGTCAAGGACGTGCTGTCACATCGATGTGCCCGAAACCCAATCTTTGGTCTCCCCAAGGCAGTGGCTACGGTGGACAAGTACCAGGGCGAGCAGAATGACT ATATCATCTTGTCTCTCACTCGAACGTCAAGAGTAGGTTATCTGCGCGATGTGCGACGCATGACTGTGGCCCTATCCCGAGCACGACTCGGTCTATATATCCTTGGTCGTCGGGAAGTGTTTGAAGCATGCCCTGAGCTACGCCCTGCCTTTGACCAGTTGCTGCAGAGACCGGACAAGCTCATGCTTGTCACGGGAGAGCTGTGGCCAACGGAGAGGGATGCAGCCGAAGGAGATGGTGCTGTAGAGGGCGAAGTACCCATGGAAGGAGTCGAGCACCTGGGACAATACGTGTTTGAAATGACCAACACCAAAATCAAGCAGCTAGAGGCAGAACAAGGTGGGATGCCCGAGCCAATTATCgaagaggtcgaggaggttgaagaaggatacggcgaggaagatggcgaagAGGATGTCGAAGCAGACATCTTGGAAGTACGAGAAGGAGAGTGA
- a CDS encoding MIF4G domain-containing protein codes for MTSSANQQNPIPATNTPATTAPSYASAAGAPKKTAQAPIVATGSHPPAVVGSSSSSAQNAKGASSSPVNGKPAVTPAVPAVARGSANLNGSDHSRKSSVTMAANAPNSFVANGGPVGGAKSGIQFGFDSPAMAHSTPQTGSAAPIPIPGNNARVPSPAHSPSPIPQPSASGGRPPSGLQQASGQMTFGSLGSDGERHMRQGSVPTNPNSQPGAHFRRESGHSAQGEGAGRGNFQPQGGRGRGYNPHGNNYNQQMGYPPNNQFRNGPGQGRGMPPAFQPQPRTMYPNSPQPARSPALVPSMPNTPNMAPASMQPNMAMQTPPQYHYPPPMAPQHQQVQFPFPQVDKHPSKNAKKNKSRRTDLEKSVQVGRPQDSTRDMHGNDFNQRRRFSKRTDQPWRGGGVKAWRVSSCSSAGSPPAHIPVLDQQRPIDLSPEGGFFEYMLTLKNQNFGYPPQPQQVDAYGRPLSMPYGYNNMPYMAPPQANSPGYNQTFVPPYHQQSHSMSRSPSQPERPSSANQQNQPVIVSSTPQPQKSSLQPTASSFVKVPKKSAAIQIKNAAGEVIDTSAFKTPSSPAPSIQQSKTPPVAASAPTPPPKSSTPSHGRTDSHATPKTAKEIQDELKEKIKQATQAPPKEEKPKPVEEKAVEKPAEKPAEKPAEKPAETKAEPTPAVKAEPESKPAPEEKAPEAVPKVEEPKEEAKKPAEPVKKDEPDEDEIERMIREMEEEDARREKAEEEHRKKAEAEKAAAKAKEEKDRVKNAADEDRKLREQEREMERLEEEKEKRRQQAESSGKPAMSVADLLAQARSGKEPEAAKVESVTDKLASMKIGDKPASAAESTTQKHEKRGAKPAALNLTPLNTKPVEPAQPSAALQSLKSARFLRVDELATYPTGIMSPNPATNAAVARKGKSFKYDANFLLQFQKVFTEQPSLEFGQQVKSLIGDGDRSRTNTPGGARGGSHRGGNVSVGGGFPGMGNFNAPPGRTLPAGTSSDQRFAMSNSGRPGSIGSFGRSNSGFPTGGPIQRTSSQAHLPGSPRTGSRRGGSGRPRGVDAKEAQAAKTMPLTAGQELKPIAVTANGWKPTSVGGKVAAGGPAGANAASGYLEPEMVQRKVKAALNKMTPEKFDKIADQILLIASQSKDESDGRTLRQVIQLTFEKATDEAHWASMYAKFCKRMLETMSPEVRDERIKDKNGNIVSGGNLFRKYLLNRCQEEFERGWSVNLPEPKEAEDQDGKKAGEAALMSDEYYAAAAAKRRGLGLVQFIGELYKLGMLTERIMHECVHKLVDYNGVPDEAEIESLSKLLRTIGGNLDSTEKGRPMMDAYFQRIQTMMDMPELPSRLKFMLMDVLDLRKANWVSKETNKGPKTLDEVRAEAEAAQAAKAQEAARSNQRGGGRPPAGRGDARNFSSGYGGQTSNQVGMDDLRRLKGSANRTSSGPISLGPASMLSSRSNSGRRMGPGGYLGRPGEDSGASSRTGTPPTRENTSHSNTFSLLANMDNDHPASPPSTSASPAMSKAVPADSDKKESE; via the exons ATGACGTCGTCTGCCAACCAGCAGAACCCCATTCCGGCGACAAACACCCCTGCGACCACGGCCCCTTCTTATGCGTCCGCTGCAGGTGCGCCCAAGAAGACAGCCCAGGCTCCTATAGTCGCAACCGGATCCCACCCTCCTGCGGTGGTCGgttcatcgtcgtcctccgcGCAGAATGCGAAAGGCGCCTCGTCGTCTCCTGTGAACGGCAAGCCCGCCGTCACCCCCGCTGTCCCTGCCGTCGCTCGCGGCAGCGCCAACCTCAACGGTTCTGATCACTCTCGCAAGAGCTCCGTCACCATGGCTGCCAACGCCCCCAACAGCTTCGTTGCCAACGGTGGCCCCGTCGGCGGTGCCAAGTCAGGCATCCAGTTCGGCTTCGACTCTCCCGCCATGGCCCACAGCACTCCTCAGACCGGCAGTGCTGCTCCCATTCCTATCCCCGGCAACAACGCGCGAGTCCCCTCGCCTGCTCATTCTCCCTCCCCGATTCCTCAGCCCTCTGCCAGCGGTGGCCGACCTCCTTCCGGTCTCCAGCAGGCTAGCGGCCAAATGACATTTGGTAGTCTCGGTAGCGATGGCGAG CGCCACATGAGACAGGGCTCTGTCCCTACGAATCCAAACTCACAGCCCGGTGCTCACTTCCGACGCGAGTCGGGACACTCTGCGCAAGGCGAAGGTGCCGGCCGAGGTAACTTTCAGCCTCAGGGTGGACGTGGCCGGGGCTATAACCCTCATGGCAACAATTATAACCAGCAGATGGGATACCCCCCCAACAACCAATTCCGCAACGGTCctggccaaggtcgaggcaTGCCTCCTGCCTTCCAACCCCAACCCCGAACCATGTATCCGAACTCGCCTCAACCCGCCCGAAGCCCGGCTCTCGTGCCCTCGATGCCGAACACACCCAACATGGCTCCTGCTAGCATGCAGCCCAACATGGCCATGCAGACACCTCCTCAATACCACTACCCGCCTCCCATGGCGCCTCAGCATCAACAAGTACAGTTCCCCTTTCCCCAAGTTGATAAGCACCCCTCCAAAAATGCAAAAAAGAACAAGTCGCGGCGCACCGACCTGGAAAAGTCTGTTCAGGTCGGCCGCCCACAAGACTCGACTCGAGACATGCATGGCAACGACTTCAACCAGCGTCGGCGTTTCAGTAAACGTACAGATCAGCCTTGGCGTGGGGGCGGCGTGAAGGCCTGGCGTGTCTCGTCTTGCAGCTCGGCAGGGAGCCCCCCGGCACATATTCCTGTGCTTGATCAACAGCGCCCTATCGACTTGTCGCCAGAAGGTGGCTTCTTTGAATACATGCTGACTTTGAAAAACCAGAACTTCGGTTACCCCCCGCAGCCCCAGCAGGTGGACGCTTACGGACGACCTCTGTCGATGCCCTACGGCTACAACAACATGCCCTACATGGCCCCTCCCCAGGCTAACTCTCCAGGTTATAACCAGACCTTCGTTCCGCCCTACCACCAACAGAGCCACAGCATGTCCCGATCACCCTCTCAGCCTGAGAGACCCTCCAGCGCGAACCAGCAAAACCAGCCTGTCATCGTGTCATCTACTCCTCAGCCCCAGAAGTCTTCGCTGCAACCCACGGCAAGCAGCTTTGTCAAGGTGCCTAAGAAGAGCGCCGCCATTCAGATCAAGAACGCTGCCGGCGAGGTGATCGACACCTCAGCCTTCAAGACACCCTCATCCCCCGCCCCCAGCATCCAGCAGTCCAAGACTCCTCCTGTTGCTGCTTCCGCCCCCACACCTCCCCCCAAGTCTTCTACCCCCTCTCACGGCCGCACTGACAGCCATGCTACTCCCAAGACTGCCAAGGAGATCCAGGATgagctgaaggagaagatcaagCAGGCTACCCAGGCTCcccccaaggaggagaagcccaagcctgTTGAGGAGAAAGCAGTTGAGAAGCCTGCTGAGAAGCCGGCCGAGAAGCCCGCTGAGAAGCCCGCCGAGACTAAGGCCGAGCCTACGCCTGCTGTCAAGGCCGAGCCTGAGAGCAAGCCTGCCCCCGAGGAGAAGGCTCCCGAGGCTGTGCCCAAGGTTGAGGAACCAAaggaagaggccaagaagcccgccgagcccgtcaagaaggatgagcctgacgaggacgagattGAGCGCATGATCcgtgagatggaggaggaagacgctCGCCGggagaaggctgaggaggagcatcgcaagaaggccgaggctgagaaggctgctgctaaggctaaggaggagaaggaccgTGTTAAGAATGCGGCCGATGAAGACCGAAAGCTTCGTGAGCAGGAGCGAGAAATGGAACGTctcgaagaagagaaggagaagcgacGCCAGCAGGCCGAGTCATCTGGCAAGCCTGCCATGTCTGTTGCTGATCTTCTGGCCCAGGCGCGAAGCGGCAAGGAGCCCGAGGCCGCCAAGGTTGAGTCAGTTACCGACAAGCTCGCCAGCATGAAGATCGGTGACAAGCCTGCTTCTGCGGCTGAATCCACGACCCAGAAGCACGAGAAGCGTGGAGCCAAGCCCGCCGCTCTGAACTTGACccccctcaacaccaagcctGTTGAGCCCGCGCAGCCCAGCGCTGCTCTGCAGTCTCTCAAGTCGGCCCGTTTCCTGAGAGTCGATGAGCTGGCCACTTACCCAACTGGCATCATGTCCCCCAACCCAGCTACTAACGCAGCTGTGGCCAGGAAGGGCAAGTCGTTCAAGTACGACGCCAACTTTTTGCTCCAGTTCCAGAAGGTGTTTACTGAGCAGCCTTCTCTCGAGTTTGGCCAGCAGGTCAAGTCTCTGATTGGCGACGGCGACCGATCAAGGACCAACACTCCTGGCGGTGCGCGCGGCGGCTCTCATCGTGGCGGCAACGTCAGTGTTGGCGGAGGATTCCCTGGCATGGGCAACTTCAATGCTCCTCCAGGCCGAACACTCCCTGCGGGCACCAGCTCGGACCAGCGATTTGCCATGTCCAACTCGGGTCGTCCTGGCTCTATTGGTTCCTTTGGCCGCTCCAACAGTGGATTCCCTACTGGTGGTCCCATCCAGCGAACTTCGTCACAGGCTCACCTGCCCGGCTCTCCCCGCACTGGCTCCCGTCGCGGTGGTAGTGGCCGCCCTCGCGGTGTCGATGCTAAGGAGGCTCAGGCTGCTAAGACCATGCCTTTGACAGCCGGCCAAGAGCTGAAGCCCATTGCTGTCACTGCTAACGGTTGGAAGCCGACGAGCGTGGGTGGCAAGGTCGCTGCCGGTGGACCGGCTGGTGCCAACGCCGCCAGTGGCTACCTCGAGCCCGAGATGGTGCagcgcaaggtcaaggctgctCTCAATAAGATGACTCCTGAGAAGTTCGACAAGATTGCCGACCAGATCCTGCTCATTGCATCTCAGTCTAAGGACGAGTCTGACGGCCGAACCCTCCGCCAGGTCATTCAACTCACCTTTGAGAAGGCGACTGACGAGGCTCACTGGGCTTCCATGTATGCCAAGTTCTGCAAGCGTATGCTTGAGACCATGAGCCCTGAGGTGCGCGATGAGCgtatcaaggacaagaacggCAACATTGTCAGCGGCGGTAACCTCTTCCGCAAGTACCTCCTCAACAGATGTCAGGAGGAATTCGAGCGCGGCTGGAGTGTCAACCTCCCCGAGCctaaggaggccgaggaccAGGACGGCAAGAAGGCCGGTGAGGCTGCTCTCATGTCTGACGAGTACtatgccgccgctgctgccaagCGACgcggtcttggtcttgttcaGTTCATTGGTGAGCTCTACAAGCTGGGCATGCTTACTGAGCGAATCATGCACGAGTGTGTGCACAAGCTCGTCGACTATAACGGGGTGCCTGACGAGGCTGAGATTGAGTCGCTTAGCAAGCTGCTCCGCACCATTGGTGGCAACCTCGACTCTACTGAGAAGGGCCGCCCGATGATGGACGCCTACTTCCAGCGCATCCAGACCATGATGGACATGCCCGAGCTTCCCAGCCGACTCAAGTTCATGCTCATGGATGTTCTCGATCTCCGAAAGGCCAACTGGGTTTCCAAGGAGACCAACAAGGGTCCCAAGACTCTGGACGAGGTGcgagccgaggccgaggccgctCAAGCTGCCAAGGCACAGGAGGCTGCCCGCAGCAATCAGCGAGGCGGCGGTCGTCCCCCAGCTGGACGAGGCGATGCTCGCAACTTCTCATCTGGATACGGTGGCCAGACCAGCAACCAGGTCGGTATGGACGACCTGCGCCGTCTGAAGGGCTCAGCCAACCGAACCTCGAGCGGCCCCATCTCTCTTGGTCCCGCCTCGATGCTGTCGTCTCGCAGCAACAGCGGCCGACGTATGGGCCCTGGTGGCTACCTCGGCCGACCTGGCGAGGACTCGGGTGCCTCGTCGCGTACTGGCACTCCTCCCACTCGGGAGAACACATCACACTCTAATACCTTCAG CCTTCTTGCGAACATGGATAATGACCACCCAGCCTCGCCCCCGTCTACGTCTGCCTCGCCCGCCATGTCCAAGGCTGTCCCTGCCGACagcgacaagaaggagagcGAGTAA